The Dunckerocampus dactyliophorus isolate RoL2022-P2 chromosome 14, RoL_Ddac_1.1, whole genome shotgun sequence genome includes the window TCAGACCATGAACTATAAAAGTCGCCCCAGTTAGAGATGAAATCAATAGGTAATTAGTTTCATTATCAACATAATTATCAACAAAGTGAACCCACTTGGGATTTACATTAGCAACCCCAAACCATGATCCTCTTTTGACTATACTTCCAAACTTAAAACtctcatttttgtgtgtttggactCATTATCATATTGGTCAAACTGTAACACAGTCCAGTTTCCCTCGGGAGGGGATCgcgctctgcttcacaatgtcacacgACATGGTGGACTTCATCATCACTGCTGCTCAAACCATGGCGCTAccgccaccatgcttgactggagGCAAGACACCGTTATGTTGCTACTCACTTTTGTTCCCGGTTCTTCAGACTTTTCATGgcgttttcagtggatagtaaatctgttccactatacaagctgtacaccgactactccatgaagtatatccaagtgtcatttctatagtattgtcccttgagaaggtaTCATAAAGTGTAGTGGCTTTTGGCAGAAACTGTGTCTTCCAtatttaagtgtatttttgATTAAAGTGCATGTTGTTGCTTTCAGGCGGGAAGCCCAACCTCTGTGAACGCTCCATCCAGCTTCTCAAGAACGTCTGTGTCTCCCTCCAGCCAAGACATCTGCAGGTAcaagctttttgtttttaactgtaATTGTCATATTTGTGAACACAAGGACAGCTTGTATGGGGCAGACGTACTGTATTAGTGGGCCCCATAGTGCTAGAAAtggatttttatttgtaaaatgggTCATTGAGTGTGACATTTCAGTGTCAGCCCCCTGAAACATTTCCCCACCCCTCTCAAATGTCTTTGTCCCTTTTTGTCCTTTTCCACTGCCCCCTTCCTACTGTCCGTCACCACTGTGTCCTCTTACATTACAAACATACACTCGTATGCACACACCAGCAGTCCACATCAGGAGTGTCAGAAGCAGACCACTGTTGTTTTCTTGGCTCCAAACGCTAGAAGTTCACAAGGTTCTGGAGGTACAGTGACCACCATCTGCTCAGTCTCGCCACCCGTCCACAAACAACGAGACTGGCTCTCAGTGCTGCGCCCGTCCTCGGTCAACATTCGCCCTCCGGGTTCGCTTCGCTTTTCGGTGTCACTCAACGACGTGGGCCAGCGTGTGGACAGCCTTTATCGGGGCCTGAACTTTATCGATCGCACCTGTTCCGAGGGAGAGCTGGAGCTGAAGCCCCTGCCCGCTCAGCCTGAGGGCTCTGATCCGAGGGCGGCGGACACTGTAAAAAATGGAACATCAAGTCCGGCCTTCTTAACACAGCCCCACCGTGTCCCCTCTTTCACTAACAACTACAAATACATGTTGAGCTTCCCCGTTAATAACCACCATCCATCAAATGCCGCCCAACCCATCcgtcctcctccccctccaccgCCCCCTGACCAACCCCATCGCTCTCCGAGCTCCAACTTCCTCCGTCTGCTCCTCCCGTTCTCCCGATCCTCAACCTTGGCTAGCCTGCAGTGTTCCGAGCTGGATGGCTACGCCTCTCACCCTCATATCAACAAGACCGCCAGCGCCATCTTGGAAGGCAGCGAGTTGGAGTTCGCGCCCGAGGAGCTACCGGCGGAAGACGCCCTCACGGAGAACCGTTGCACTCACCCTCCACGAGAAACGAGCACAGCAGAGAAGAGCACGAGTCATCTGGCCCCCTTGTGCTACATGGATGAGGACAGCGACCTGGACCGCTGCCCGTCCCCTTTGTCAGAGAAAACTGAACCACAGTCCCCCTACTCACTGTCTGGCGACTGCTGCAGGTGGGTGTCTGGATGGTTCATGCCCACCCCTCCTGTGACGTGTTAGAGCCCACACCACCCCTGTGAGTGGAGTAGTAGACGCTTTGTAGACGCATAGTCTGATACCTGCAGCATTTGTCCTCAGACCAGCTGTTAGTAGCAAGAGAacctgagacacacacacacacacacacacacacacacacacacacacacacacaccccgcaACTAAGTGTCCTTATTCATGGCTATCCAGCGTAACTGTTCCCCTTtttatgttggttttttttttgtgacatcaTCCTTTTTTCCTTTGTGCTGCCTTCTGTTTGTTTCCAAAAATGTTCAAGTAGAGGCAAGGAATGCGACGATTCTCAAAACGCT containing:
- the marchf8 gene encoding E3 ubiquitin-protein ligase MARCH8 isoform X2, with product MNMPLHQISVIPRDVASSRVSGSGKAKDKDKQNEKPLGHSASRSSNISKAGSPTSVNAPSSFSRTSVSPSSQDICSPHQECQKQTTVVFLAPNARSSQGSGGTVTTICSVSPPVHKQRDWLSVLRPSSVNIRPPGSLRFSVSLNDVGQRVDSLYRGLNFIDRTCSEGELELKPLPAQPEGSDPRAADTVKNGTSSPAFLTQPHRVPSFTNNYKYMLSFPVNNHHPSNAAQPIRPPPPPPPPDQPHRSPSSNFLRLLLPFSRSSTLASLQCSELDGYASHPHINKTASAILEGSELEFAPEELPAEDALTENRCTHPPRETSTAEKSTSHLAPLCYMDEDSDLDRCPSPLSEKTEPQSPYSLSGDCCRICHCEGDDESPLITPCHCTGSLRFVHQSCLQQWIKSSDTRCCELCKYEFIMETKLKPLRKWEKLQMTASERRKIMCSVTFHVIAITCVVWSLYVLIDRTADEIKQARSIPGIMEWPFWTKLVVVAIGFTGGLVFMYVQCKVYIHLWRRLKAYNRVIYVQNRPDSCKKLALEKPPLLEPSVDNKETLAPALSETNSSHYTETEDYSMEVLHV
- the marchf8 gene encoding E3 ubiquitin-protein ligase MARCH8 isoform X4, with amino-acid sequence MNSCWKIKIQNEKPLGHSASRSSNISKAGSPTSVNAPSSFSRTSVSPSSQDICSSPHQECQKQTTVVFLAPNARSSQGSGGTVTTICSVSPPVHKQRDWLSVLRPSSVNIRPPGSLRFSVSLNDVGQRVDSLYRGLNFIDRTCSEGELELKPLPAQPEGSDPRAADTVKNGTSSPAFLTQPHRVPSFTNNYKYMLSFPVNNHHPSNAAQPIRPPPPPPPPDQPHRSPSSNFLRLLLPFSRSSTLASLQCSELDGYASHPHINKTASAILEGSELEFAPEELPAEDALTENRCTHPPRETSTAEKSTSHLAPLCYMDEDSDLDRCPSPLSEKTEPQSPYSLSGDCCRICHCEGDDESPLITPCHCTGSLRFVHQSCLQQWIKSSDTRCCELCKYEFIMETKLKPLRKWEKLQMTASERRKIMCSVTFHVIAITCVVWSLYVLIDRTADEIKQARSIPGIMEWPFWTKLVVVAIGFTGGLVFMYVQCKVYIHLWRRLKAYNRVIYVQNRPDSCKKLALEKPPLLEPSVDNKETLAPALSETNSSHYTETEDYSMEVLHV
- the marchf8 gene encoding E3 ubiquitin-protein ligase MARCH8 isoform X3; amino-acid sequence: MNMPLHQISVIPRDVASSRVSGSGKAKDKDKQNEKPLGHSASRSSNISKAGSPTSVNAPSSFSRTSVSPSSQDICSSPHQECQKQTTVVFLAPNARSSQGSGGTVTTICSVSPPVHKQRDWLSVLRPSSVNIRPPGSLRFSVSLNDVGQRVDSLYRGLNFIDRTCSEGELELKPLPAQPEGSDPRAADTVKNGTSSPAFLTQPHRVPSFTNNYKYMLSFPVNNHHPSNAAQPIRPPPPPPPPDQPHRSPSSNFLRLLLPFSRSSTLASLQCSELDGYASHPHINKTASAILEGSELEFAPEELPAEDALTENRCTHPPRETSTAEKSTSHLAPLCYMDEDSDLDRCPSPLSEKTEPQSPYSLSGDCCRICHCEGDDESPLITPCHCTGSLRFVHQSCLQQWIKSSDTRCCELCKYEFIMETKLKPLRKWEKLQMTASERRKIMCSVTFHVIAITCVVWSLYVLIDRTADEIKQGIMEWPFWTKLVVVAIGFTGGLVFMYVQCKVYIHLWRRLKAYNRVIYVQNRPDSCKKLALEKPPLLEPSVDNKETLAPALSETNSSHYTETEDYSMEVLHV
- the marchf8 gene encoding E3 ubiquitin-protein ligase MARCH8 isoform X1, whose amino-acid sequence is MNMPLHQISVIPRDVASSRVSGSGKAKDKDKQNEKPLGHSASRSSNISKAGSPTSVNAPSSFSRTSVSPSSQDICSSPHQECQKQTTVVFLAPNARSSQGSGGTVTTICSVSPPVHKQRDWLSVLRPSSVNIRPPGSLRFSVSLNDVGQRVDSLYRGLNFIDRTCSEGELELKPLPAQPEGSDPRAADTVKNGTSSPAFLTQPHRVPSFTNNYKYMLSFPVNNHHPSNAAQPIRPPPPPPPPDQPHRSPSSNFLRLLLPFSRSSTLASLQCSELDGYASHPHINKTASAILEGSELEFAPEELPAEDALTENRCTHPPRETSTAEKSTSHLAPLCYMDEDSDLDRCPSPLSEKTEPQSPYSLSGDCCRICHCEGDDESPLITPCHCTGSLRFVHQSCLQQWIKSSDTRCCELCKYEFIMETKLKPLRKWEKLQMTASERRKIMCSVTFHVIAITCVVWSLYVLIDRTADEIKQARSIPGIMEWPFWTKLVVVAIGFTGGLVFMYVQCKVYIHLWRRLKAYNRVIYVQNRPDSCKKLALEKPPLLEPSVDNKETLAPALSETNSSHYTETEDYSMEVLHV